One stretch of Variovorax sp. TBS-050B DNA includes these proteins:
- the bamC gene encoding outer membrane protein assembly factor BamC, which produces MSHISRAALLTTLVVGLAACSVLESDKIDYKSAGKAPTLEVPPDLSQLSRENRYAIPGGAVTANAYQAGVANAPGIPTAVANIGDVRMERSGTQRWIVVNRSPDQLWDPVKDFWQENGFLLTTEQRNLGIMETDWAENRAKLPQDIIRGTLGKLVDSVYSTGELDRFRTRIERTPNGTEIFVSHRGMQEVYNNSRQDQTVWQPRPSDPELETEFLRRLMVKLGVSQEQSKILAATTAPSRTATIANVGGQPVVQISEGFDRAWRRVGLALDRTGFTVEDRDRSAGIYFVRYVTPNPDKKEPGFFGKLFGGSSKAEAPVKFRISVKGQGETTTVSVLNESGAPEASANAERIVKVIADDLK; this is translated from the coding sequence ATTTCGCACATTTCGCGAGCTGCACTGCTGACCACCCTCGTTGTCGGCCTCGCCGCCTGCTCCGTCCTCGAGAGCGACAAGATCGACTACAAGAGCGCCGGCAAGGCCCCGACGCTCGAAGTGCCGCCCGACCTTTCGCAGCTCTCGCGCGAAAACCGCTACGCGATCCCTGGCGGCGCGGTCACGGCCAATGCCTACCAGGCCGGCGTGGCCAATGCACCGGGCATTCCCACCGCGGTCGCCAACATCGGCGACGTGCGCATGGAGCGCTCGGGCACGCAGCGCTGGATCGTCGTCAACCGCTCGCCCGACCAGCTCTGGGACCCGGTGAAGGACTTCTGGCAGGAGAACGGCTTCCTGCTGACCACGGAGCAGCGCAACCTCGGCATCATGGAAACCGACTGGGCCGAGAACCGCGCCAAGCTGCCCCAGGACATCATCCGCGGCACGCTCGGCAAGCTGGTCGATTCGGTCTACTCGACCGGCGAACTCGACCGCTTCCGCACCCGCATCGAGCGCACGCCGAACGGCACCGAGATCTTCGTCAGCCACCGCGGCATGCAGGAGGTCTACAACAACAGCCGCCAGGACCAGACCGTGTGGCAGCCCCGCCCCAGCGACCCCGAACTCGAGACCGAGTTCCTGCGCCGCCTGATGGTCAAGCTCGGCGTCTCGCAGGAGCAGTCGAAGATCCTCGCCGCCACCACGGCACCGAGCCGGACCGCGACCATCGCCAACGTCGGCGGCCAGCCGGTCGTGCAGATCAGCGAAGGCTTCGACCGCGCATGGCGCCGCGTCGGCCTCGCGCTCGACCGCACCGGCTTCACCGTGGAAGACCGCGACCGCAGCGCCGGCATCTACTTCGTGCGCTACGTGACGCCGAACCCCGACAAGAAGGAGCCCGGCTTCTTCGGCAAGCTGTTCGGCGGCTCGAGCAAGGCCGAGGCGCCGGTCAAGTTCCGCATCTCGGTGAAGGGCCAGGGCGAAACGACCACCGTCTCGGTGCTCAACGAATCCGGTGCGCCCGAAGCTTCGGCCAACGCCGAGCGCATCGTCAAGGTCATCGCCGACGACCTGAAGTAA
- the dapA gene encoding 4-hydroxy-tetrahydrodipicolinate synthase, with protein sequence MEQLTGSIVALVTPMHDDGSVDYPALRRLIDWHIDEGTDCLGIVGTTGESPTVDVEEHCEIIRVAVEQAKGRVPVMAGCGANSTKEAIELAKFAKGVGADSQLQVVPYYNKPTQEGQYQHFKAIAEAVGDLPVVLYNVPGRTVADMAHDTVLRLAQVPGIIGIKEATGNIERAQWLIRDLPKHFAVYSGDDPTAVALMLCGGQGNISVTANIAPRKMHELCVAALAGDVRRAMQIQFELMPLHKNLFVEPNPIPLKWAMARLGLCGGTLRLPLTELSSAYHPVVEAALRASGLLKG encoded by the coding sequence TTGGAGCAACTGACAGGCAGCATCGTCGCTCTCGTCACGCCGATGCACGACGACGGCAGTGTCGACTATCCCGCCCTGCGCCGGCTGATCGATTGGCACATCGACGAAGGCACCGACTGCCTCGGCATTGTCGGCACCACGGGCGAATCGCCCACGGTCGACGTGGAAGAGCATTGCGAGATCATCCGCGTGGCGGTCGAGCAGGCCAAGGGCCGTGTGCCCGTGATGGCCGGCTGCGGCGCCAACTCCACCAAGGAGGCGATCGAGCTTGCCAAGTTCGCCAAGGGCGTGGGCGCCGACTCGCAGCTGCAGGTGGTGCCCTACTACAACAAGCCGACGCAGGAAGGCCAGTACCAGCACTTCAAGGCGATCGCCGAGGCGGTGGGCGACCTCCCCGTCGTGCTCTACAACGTGCCCGGCCGCACCGTGGCCGATATGGCGCACGACACCGTGCTGCGGCTCGCGCAGGTGCCGGGCATCATCGGCATCAAGGAAGCCACCGGCAACATCGAACGCGCGCAGTGGCTGATCCGCGACCTGCCGAAGCACTTCGCGGTGTATTCCGGCGACGACCCGACCGCGGTGGCGCTCATGCTCTGCGGCGGCCAGGGCAACATCAGCGTCACGGCCAACATCGCACCGCGCAAGATGCACGAACTCTGCGTGGCCGCCCTCGCCGGCGACGTGCGCCGCGCGATGCAGATCCAGTTCGAGCTGATGCCGCTGCACAAGAACCTGTTCGTCGAACCCAACCCCATTCCGCTGAAGTGGGCCATGGCCCGGCTCGGGCTCTGCGGCGGCACGCTGCGGCTGCCGCTCACCGAGCTGTCGAGCGCCTACCACCCCGTGGTCGAGGCGGCCCTGCGCGCCAGCGGACTGCTCAAGGGCTGA
- a CDS encoding class I SAM-dependent methyltransferase produces the protein MKDAVSSHGGAAPSEWIVRWSHLCAPGATVLDVACGRGRHMRWFAGRGHAVTGVDRDPEAAREAGAFGQVLTADIEGGPWPFAGRGFGAVVVTNYLWRPRLADIVAAVAPGGVLLYETFAAGNETVGKPSRPDFLLQPGELLAACRGLRVVAYEDGFLDAPARFVQRVAAVREAADASGAPARHPLQGN, from the coding sequence ATGAAAGATGCAGTCTCCTCGCACGGCGGCGCGGCGCCGTCGGAATGGATCGTGCGCTGGTCGCACCTCTGCGCACCGGGCGCCACGGTGCTCGACGTGGCCTGCGGCCGCGGGCGGCACATGCGCTGGTTCGCCGGGCGCGGGCATGCGGTGACCGGCGTGGACCGCGACCCCGAGGCCGCGCGCGAAGCCGGCGCCTTCGGCCAGGTGCTGACCGCCGACATCGAAGGCGGCCCCTGGCCGTTCGCGGGCCGGGGCTTCGGCGCGGTGGTCGTCACCAACTACCTGTGGCGACCCCGCCTGGCCGACATCGTGGCCGCGGTCGCACCGGGCGGCGTGCTGCTCTACGAAACCTTCGCGGCCGGCAACGAGACGGTCGGCAAGCCTTCGCGGCCCGACTTCCTGCTGCAGCCCGGCGAACTGCTCGCGGCCTGCCGCGGGTTGCGCGTGGTCGCCTACGAGGACGGGTTCCTGGACGCGCCGGCGCGCTTCGTGCAGCGCGTCGCGGCCGTGAGGGAGGCGGCGGACGCTTCGGGGGCGCCCGCGCGCCATCCGCTGCAGGGAAACTGA